Proteins encoded within one genomic window of Nonomuraea gerenzanensis:
- a CDS encoding P-II family nitrogen regulator, with the protein MRLITAIIKPFKLDDVKAALEQFGIKGMTVSEASGYGRQRGHTEVYRGAEYQVDLVPKVRLEVLADEDDAEDVIDVIVKAAHTGKIGDGKVWSVPVDTVIRVRTGERGPEAL; encoded by the coding sequence ATGAGGCTCATCACGGCGATCATCAAGCCCTTCAAGCTCGATGACGTGAAGGCCGCACTCGAGCAGTTCGGCATCAAGGGCATGACGGTCAGCGAGGCGAGCGGCTACGGCCGCCAGCGCGGCCACACCGAGGTCTACCGCGGCGCCGAGTACCAGGTGGACCTGGTGCCGAAGGTCCGGCTGGAGGTCCTCGCCGACGAGGATGACGCCGAGGACGTGATCGACGTCATCGTCAAGGCGGCGCACACCGGCAAGATCGGTGACGGCAAGGTCTGGTCGGTGCCGGTCGACACCGTCATCCGGGTGCGTACGGGAGAACGGGGTCCGGAAGCCCTGTGA
- a CDS encoding sigma-70 family RNA polymerase sigma factor: MARPTGSRTQEQHVADRDLLGTYLAEIGRVPLLTAEEEVELAKRIEAGLFAEQLLDSGGSEPRIGDAADEELERLAISGQRAKEEFIQANLRLVVAVARKYSGRGMPLIDLVQEGNLGLVRAVEKFDYRRGYKFSTYATWWIRQSVGRAIHEQARPVRLPTHAGEQMTRLMRVRRDLLAEFDAEPTDDDLAEILDLPIERVRELRRWASDPVSLQLGVGDEDETELGDMIADETWADPEQQAIDILERERLDQWLTGLEGVTSEMLRWRYGLVDGREHTLTEVGERYGIGRDRARRIERDALARLRKMATAAA, translated from the coding sequence ATGGCAAGGCCTACGGGGAGTCGCACGCAGGAGCAGCACGTCGCTGATCGCGATCTGCTGGGGACATACCTGGCCGAGATCGGCCGGGTCCCGCTGCTCACGGCGGAGGAGGAGGTGGAGCTCGCCAAGCGGATCGAGGCGGGTCTCTTCGCGGAGCAGCTGCTCGACAGCGGAGGCTCGGAGCCGCGGATCGGGGACGCGGCCGACGAGGAGCTGGAGCGCCTGGCCATCTCGGGCCAGCGGGCGAAGGAGGAGTTCATCCAGGCCAACCTGCGCCTCGTGGTGGCGGTGGCCAGGAAGTACTCAGGGCGCGGGATGCCGCTGATCGACCTGGTCCAGGAAGGGAACCTGGGCCTGGTGCGCGCGGTGGAGAAGTTCGACTACCGCCGGGGATACAAGTTCTCCACCTACGCGACGTGGTGGATCAGGCAGTCGGTGGGGCGGGCCATCCACGAGCAGGCCCGGCCGGTGCGCCTGCCGACGCACGCCGGGGAGCAGATGACCCGGCTGATGCGGGTGCGGCGCGACCTGCTGGCGGAGTTCGACGCCGAGCCCACCGACGACGATCTCGCCGAGATCCTCGACCTGCCGATCGAGCGGGTGCGGGAGCTGCGGCGCTGGGCGTCCGACCCGGTCTCGCTCCAGCTCGGGGTGGGCGACGAGGACGAGACGGAGCTCGGCGACATGATCGCCGATGAGACGTGGGCCGATCCCGAGCAGCAGGCGATCGACATCCTGGAGCGGGAGCGGCTCGACCAGTGGCTCACCGGGCTCGAAGGCGTCACCAGCGAGATGCTGCGGTGGCGGTACGGTTTGGTGGACGGGCGCGAGCACACGCTGACGGAGGTGGGCGAGCGCTACGGCATCGGCCGTGACCGGGCCCGCCGGATCGAGCGTGACGCGCTGGCGCGGCTGCGCAAGATGGCCACCGCGGCTGCCTGA
- a CDS encoding TetR/AcrR family transcriptional regulator: MNLKAERGAATRDRVLTIATRLFAERGYDDTSIETVLQESGLSRGALYHHYAGKDALFEAVLEGTEAAVGAKIVEAVRGAGSPEAALRIGIRTWIRLAGDPVVQRIVLIDAPAVLGWERWRALEERYSFGMLKSALAATKAVREEFLDLHAHMLLAAINESALLVARGGDHATAEAAVEEFLRRLLRTD, translated from the coding sequence ATGAACCTCAAGGCGGAACGCGGCGCGGCCACCCGCGACAGGGTCCTGACCATCGCCACGCGGCTGTTCGCCGAACGCGGATACGACGACACCTCGATCGAGACGGTGCTGCAGGAGTCGGGGCTGAGCAGGGGGGCGCTCTACCACCACTACGCCGGCAAGGACGCCCTGTTCGAGGCCGTGCTGGAAGGCACGGAGGCCGCCGTGGGCGCCAAGATCGTGGAGGCGGTCCGCGGCGCGGGCAGCCCGGAGGCGGCCCTGCGCATCGGCATCCGCACCTGGATCCGGCTCGCCGGCGACCCGGTCGTGCAGCGCATCGTGCTCATCGACGCGCCGGCGGTGCTGGGCTGGGAGCGGTGGCGGGCGCTGGAGGAGCGCTACTCGTTCGGCATGCTGAAGTCGGCGCTGGCGGCCACGAAGGCGGTGCGGGAGGAGTTCCTCGACCTGCACGCGCACATGCTGCTGGCGGCGATCAACGAGAGCGCGCTGCTGGTGGCCAGGGGCGGCGATCACGCCACGGCGGAGGCGGCCGTCGAGGAGTTCCTGCGCCGCCTCCTACGCACCGACTGA
- a CDS encoding MOSC domain-containing protein, whose protein sequence is MLVETLRRYPVKSMLGEEVAESRVTERGLDGDRVRAVLDVATGKIASAKNPRLWRGLLTVEGSRVPGDAELSELLGREVRLIDVPPEGAELERSVPEQVLAEGIEAEVPHTITTIGRGSPAGTFFDFAPIHLITTSTVERIGELSPRGHVEAVRYRPNVVIATEAAGFVENDWVGRELHLGEDVVLHVIVASPRCAIPTLAHGALERDTEALRTVSRHNRVPVFDLEPQACAGVYARVLRPGVVRKGDLVRLA, encoded by the coding sequence ATGCTGGTCGAGACGTTGCGTCGTTATCCGGTCAAATCCATGCTGGGGGAAGAGGTCGCCGAGAGCCGCGTCACTGAGCGCGGGCTCGACGGGGATCGGGTGCGGGCCGTGCTCGACGTCGCCACCGGCAAGATCGCCAGCGCCAAGAACCCCCGGCTCTGGCGCGGGCTGCTGACCGTCGAGGGCTCGCGGGTGCCGGGCGACGCGGAGCTGTCGGAGCTGCTCGGGCGCGAGGTCCGGCTGATCGACGTGCCGCCGGAGGGCGCCGAGCTGGAGCGGTCGGTGCCGGAGCAGGTGCTGGCCGAGGGCATCGAGGCCGAGGTGCCGCACACCATCACCACGATCGGCAGGGGCTCGCCCGCGGGCACGTTCTTCGACTTCGCGCCGATCCATCTGATCACGACGTCCACCGTCGAGCGGATCGGCGAGCTGAGCCCGCGCGGGCACGTCGAGGCGGTGCGTTACCGGCCGAACGTGGTGATCGCGACCGAGGCGGCCGGCTTCGTGGAGAACGACTGGGTGGGGCGGGAGCTGCACCTCGGCGAGGACGTGGTGCTGCACGTCATCGTGGCCAGCCCGCGCTGCGCGATCCCGACGCTGGCGCACGGGGCGCTGGAGCGCGACACCGAGGCGTTGCGGACGGTGTCCCGGCACAACCGGGTCCCGGTCTTCGACCTGGAGCCGCAGGCCTGCGCGGGGGTGTACGCGCGGGTCCTGCGGCCCGGGGTCGTCAGGAAGGGCGACCTGGTGCGGCTCGCCTGA
- a CDS encoding alpha/beta fold hydrolase, with amino-acid sequence MDGITYVDEGQGRVALFVHGVGTGSHLWRDVIGELRGERRCVAIDLPLHGGSEPRADLSIPALAEAVEELCEHLGLTGIDLVGNDTGGAVCQIFAVRHRERLRTLTLTNCDVHTNTPPEAFRPTVELAAKGELAGLAALLLDQPELLVQTAFGEGYERIDDPKAVVEAYLRPILSKPGGGRAFERLLAAIDAEDLVAIEPRLTVLTVPTLLVWGTADPFFDLSWARWLRETIPGVREIVEIEGGRLFFPEERAAELVPHLRRFWAQT; translated from the coding sequence ATGGACGGCATCACCTACGTGGACGAGGGGCAGGGGCGGGTGGCCCTGTTCGTGCACGGCGTCGGCACCGGCTCCCACCTGTGGCGCGACGTCATCGGCGAGCTGCGCGGCGAGCGCCGCTGCGTGGCCATCGATCTCCCGCTGCACGGCGGCAGCGAGCCGCGCGCCGACCTGTCGATCCCGGCGCTGGCCGAGGCCGTGGAGGAGCTGTGCGAGCACCTCGGCCTCACCGGGATCGACCTCGTCGGCAACGACACCGGTGGCGCGGTGTGCCAGATCTTCGCCGTGCGGCACCGCGAGCGCCTGCGTACGCTCACCCTCACCAACTGCGACGTGCACACCAACACCCCGCCGGAGGCGTTCAGGCCCACCGTCGAGCTGGCCGCCAAGGGCGAGCTGGCCGGGCTGGCCGCGCTGCTGCTCGACCAGCCCGAGCTGCTGGTGCAGACGGCCTTCGGCGAGGGGTACGAGCGCATCGACGACCCGAAGGCGGTGGTGGAGGCCTACCTCAGGCCGATCCTGAGCAAGCCGGGCGGCGGGCGGGCGTTCGAGCGGCTGCTGGCCGCCATCGACGCCGAGGACCTGGTCGCCATCGAGCCGCGGCTCACCGTGCTGACCGTGCCGACGCTGCTGGTGTGGGGCACGGCCGACCCGTTCTTCGACCTGAGCTGGGCGCGCTGGCTGCGCGAAACGATCCCGGGCGTCAGGGAGATCGTGGAGATCGAGGGCGGGCGGCTGTTCTTCCCCGAGGAGCGGGCCGCCGAGCTGGTGCCTCACCTGCGGCGGTTCTGGGCGCAGACGTGA
- a CDS encoding [protein-PII] uridylyltransferase, with amino-acid sequence MRGEARSYAAARKERTTDTDRWLKDLFRTASDGDHVSLVAVGSLGRGELAPGSDLDLVLLHNGRADVARIADRIWYPIWDSAANLDHSVRTVEEAVSVARQDLKAVLGLIQARHVAGDPDLTRKAREAVLAEWRADSRRRLGELREAADKRAQNSGELAFLLEPDLKDGRGGLRDVQAMQAVAAAWVASAPGPRAREAYEFILDVRHALHIVTARGTDRLVLQEQDAVAGLLGLLDAEALMRRLAEAGRTISHAFDATWRTVDRLLSGPAPRGRRPLADGVVEHGGEVVLARGVNPRKDPVLVLRAAAAAADSGLPLAPATVSVLAAQSPPMPVPWPEEARDALVSILGAGRAAVPVWEELDQAGILVKLLPDWERVRHRPQRNPIHRFTVDRHLIEAAANAASHTREVSRPDLLLIGALLHDVGKGWPGDHSATGEVVVRDIATRIGLPPQDVETLATVVRHHLLLPETATRRDLDDPVTIEKVAATVGSREVLDLLAALAVADGNATGPAAWNSWKAGLVADLVRRVRSVLAGSPPPKPPTLSAEQAALARHGGGAVRVNGGAVTVVAPDRVGLLWSAAGVLSAHRLVVRSASSASAGSTAVIEFSVIPEYGSPPDPATLESDLRLVLAGRLDIEQRLARRTRSIRPPRVPVAPPRVTLVDDASATATVVEVRAHDRPGLLWRIGRAFGECGLDVRAARVETLGAEAVDVFYVVDRAGRPLSDDAQRAQVRDHVLAALR; translated from the coding sequence GTGAGGGGAGAGGCCCGTTCGTACGCCGCGGCCCGCAAGGAGCGGACCACGGACACCGATCGCTGGCTCAAGGATCTCTTCCGCACGGCGAGCGACGGCGACCACGTCTCACTGGTCGCCGTCGGGAGCCTCGGCAGGGGGGAGCTGGCGCCCGGCAGCGACCTCGACCTGGTGCTGCTGCACAACGGCCGGGCGGACGTGGCCAGGATCGCCGACCGGATCTGGTATCCGATCTGGGACTCGGCGGCCAACCTCGACCATTCCGTACGCACGGTGGAAGAGGCGGTCTCCGTCGCCCGGCAGGACCTCAAGGCCGTGCTCGGCCTCATCCAGGCCAGGCACGTGGCCGGCGACCCCGACCTGACCAGGAAGGCCAGGGAGGCGGTGCTGGCCGAATGGCGCGCCGACTCCCGGCGCAGGCTCGGCGAGCTGCGTGAGGCGGCCGACAAGCGGGCCCAGAACAGCGGTGAGCTGGCGTTCCTGCTGGAGCCCGATCTCAAGGACGGCCGCGGCGGGCTCCGCGACGTTCAGGCCATGCAGGCGGTGGCTGCCGCCTGGGTCGCCTCGGCGCCGGGCCCGCGGGCGCGGGAGGCGTACGAGTTCATCCTCGACGTGCGGCACGCGCTGCACATCGTCACCGCCCGCGGCACCGACCGGCTGGTCCTGCAGGAGCAGGACGCGGTGGCCGGGCTGCTCGGCCTCCTGGACGCCGAGGCGCTGATGCGCAGGCTGGCCGAGGCCGGCCGGACCATCTCCCACGCCTTCGACGCCACCTGGCGCACCGTTGACAGGCTCCTGTCAGGGCCCGCCCCGCGGGGCCGCCGCCCGCTGGCCGACGGCGTGGTCGAGCACGGCGGCGAGGTGGTGCTGGCCCGGGGCGTCAACCCGCGCAAGGACCCCGTCCTGGTGCTGCGCGCCGCCGCCGCGGCGGCCGACTCCGGGCTGCCGCTCGCGCCCGCGACGGTCTCCGTCCTCGCAGCTCAGTCGCCGCCGATGCCGGTGCCGTGGCCGGAGGAGGCGCGCGACGCGCTGGTGTCGATCCTCGGCGCGGGGCGCGCCGCCGTGCCCGTGTGGGAGGAGCTCGACCAGGCGGGCATCCTTGTCAAACTGCTCCCTGACTGGGAGCGCGTACGGCACCGCCCGCAACGCAACCCCATCCACCGGTTCACGGTCGACCGTCACCTGATCGAGGCCGCCGCGAACGCCGCCAGCCACACCCGCGAGGTCTCCCGTCCCGACCTCCTGCTCATCGGAGCTCTGCTGCACGACGTGGGCAAGGGCTGGCCCGGCGACCACTCGGCGACAGGCGAGGTCGTCGTACGCGACATCGCCACGCGCATCGGCCTGCCGCCGCAGGACGTCGAGACGCTGGCCACCGTCGTACGCCACCATCTGCTGCTCCCCGAGACCGCCACGCGCAGGGACCTCGACGACCCCGTCACGATCGAGAAGGTCGCCGCGACCGTCGGCTCGCGGGAGGTGCTCGACCTGCTGGCCGCGCTGGCGGTCGCCGACGGCAACGCGACCGGTCCGGCGGCCTGGAACAGCTGGAAGGCCGGCCTGGTCGCCGACCTGGTGCGCCGGGTCAGGTCCGTGCTGGCGGGCTCGCCGCCGCCCAAGCCGCCCACGCTCTCGGCCGAGCAGGCCGCGCTGGCCCGCCACGGCGGCGGGGCCGTGCGCGTCAACGGGGGAGCGGTCACGGTCGTCGCCCCCGACCGGGTGGGCCTGCTGTGGAGCGCGGCCGGCGTGCTGTCCGCGCACCGGCTCGTGGTGCGCTCCGCCTCCTCCGCCTCCGCGGGCTCCACGGCGGTGATCGAGTTCTCGGTCATCCCCGAGTACGGGTCCCCGCCGGACCCCGCGACGCTGGAGTCCGATCTGCGTCTGGTCCTTGCTGGACGTCTTGACATCGAACAACGTCTGGCCCGCCGTACCCGCTCCATCAGGCCACCTCGTGTACCCGTGGCTCCACCCAGGGTGACCTTGGTGGACGACGCCTCCGCGACCGCCACCGTGGTGGAAGTCAGGGCCCATGACAGGCCGGGACTTCTGTGGCGCATCGGACGGGCGTTCGGTGAGTGTGGTCTTGACGTGAGAGCCGCCCGAGTGGAGACTCTCGGCGCGGAGGCGGTGGACGTCTTCTATGTTGTGGACCGCGCGGGTCGCCCCCTCAGCGACGACGCGCAGAGGGCGCAAGTCCGCGATCACGTCCTTGCCGCACTGCGATAA
- a CDS encoding ABC transporter substrate-binding protein: protein MRLRLAIAAMLPVLALTACGTSTTAQEAGPTRTVKHAMGETKVPMTPKRVVVLDTDKLDTMVSLGLSPVGAAQAQENQTWPEYLGSALADTKPVGTLQQLNLEAIMALKPDLILGSKFRQAAFYDKLAKIAPTVFTEKVGITWKENFLLDAEALGKKDQAQQLLSAYETRAEEVGAKFSKLQVGIVRFMPTEIRLYGPESFSGIVLGDAGIPRPEAQQLADQEDKRFGKISQENIAKGDADAIFYTAYGEAAAKSQAEVTAGPLWKNLKAVKAEHAFNVDDEIWMTGIGVTAAGKILDDLDKHLTPLA from the coding sequence ATGCGTCTCCGCCTGGCCATCGCCGCCATGCTCCCGGTGTTAGCGCTTACCGCGTGCGGCACCTCGACCACCGCCCAGGAAGCCGGTCCCACGAGGACCGTCAAGCACGCCATGGGCGAGACCAAGGTGCCCATGACCCCCAAGCGCGTCGTCGTGCTCGACACGGACAAGCTCGACACCATGGTCTCCCTCGGCCTCTCCCCCGTGGGCGCCGCGCAGGCGCAGGAGAACCAGACCTGGCCGGAGTACCTGGGCTCGGCCCTGGCGGACACCAAGCCGGTCGGCACGCTCCAGCAGCTCAACCTCGAGGCCATCATGGCCCTCAAGCCCGACCTGATCCTGGGCTCCAAGTTCCGGCAGGCGGCGTTCTACGACAAGCTCGCCAAGATCGCCCCGACCGTGTTCACCGAGAAGGTGGGCATCACCTGGAAGGAGAACTTCCTGCTCGACGCCGAGGCGCTGGGCAAGAAGGACCAGGCCCAGCAGCTCCTGTCGGCGTACGAGACGCGGGCCGAGGAGGTGGGCGCCAAGTTCTCGAAGCTGCAGGTGGGCATCGTGCGTTTCATGCCGACCGAAATCCGCCTGTACGGCCCCGAGTCGTTCAGCGGCATCGTCCTGGGCGACGCGGGCATCCCGCGGCCGGAGGCGCAGCAGCTCGCCGATCAGGAGGACAAGCGCTTCGGCAAGATCAGCCAGGAGAACATCGCGAAGGGCGACGCCGACGCGATCTTCTACACGGCCTACGGCGAGGCGGCGGCCAAGTCGCAGGCCGAGGTGACGGCGGGGCCGCTGTGGAAGAACCTCAAGGCGGTCAAGGCGGAGCACGCCTTCAACGTGGACGACGAGATCTGGATGACCGGGATCGGCGTCACGGCGGCAGGCAAGATCCTCGACGACCTGGACAAGCACCTGACGCCGCTCGCCTGA
- a CDS encoding ammonium transporter → MIDSGTTAWMLVCTALVLLMTPGLAFFYGGMTRAKSVLNMMMMSFVAIIVVTVAWVLYGYSLAFDTAGEGGGVNQIIGGLDYVGLSGVFNAVYEGLIVEGGNVTAEAAAADNFPLMVFSAFQLTFAIITVALISGAIADRAKFGAWVLFSLVWATVVYFPVAHWVWGGGWLTQLGIEDFAGGTVVHINAGAAALALALVLGKRTGWRKEPMRPHNLTLVLLGTGLLWFGWFGFNAGSELAPDQTAGLAFMNTQVATAVAAGAWLVVEKLRDGHATTLGVASGAVAGLVAITPACGFVDPWAAVVIGLLAGVGCAYAVGLKYKLGFDDSLDVVGVHLVGGVIGAVALGFVAAYPFLPGQNKGILIEGGQISQLGLQVLGPVAVGGYSFVMSWIIGKIIDKTMGFRIPQEAEVTGVDVSTHAETGYDLGTVYASGHTANGPTAPAPKKVDA, encoded by the coding sequence ATGATCGACAGCGGCACTACCGCCTGGATGCTGGTATGCACCGCCCTGGTGCTGCTGATGACTCCAGGCCTCGCGTTCTTCTACGGGGGCATGACCCGGGCCAAGAGCGTTCTCAACATGATGATGATGTCGTTCGTCGCCATCATCGTCGTGACGGTCGCCTGGGTCCTGTACGGGTACTCCCTCGCCTTCGACACGGCCGGTGAAGGCGGCGGTGTCAACCAGATCATCGGAGGACTCGACTACGTCGGTCTGAGCGGGGTCTTCAACGCCGTCTACGAAGGCTTGATCGTCGAAGGCGGAAACGTGACGGCCGAGGCCGCCGCCGCCGACAACTTCCCGCTGATGGTGTTCTCCGCCTTCCAGCTCACCTTCGCCATCATCACCGTCGCGCTGATCAGCGGCGCCATCGCCGACCGGGCCAAGTTCGGCGCGTGGGTGCTGTTCTCCCTCGTCTGGGCCACGGTGGTCTACTTCCCCGTCGCCCACTGGGTCTGGGGCGGCGGCTGGCTGACGCAGCTCGGCATCGAGGACTTCGCCGGCGGTACGGTCGTGCACATCAACGCCGGTGCCGCGGCCCTCGCGCTCGCGCTCGTCCTGGGCAAGCGCACGGGCTGGCGCAAGGAGCCCATGCGGCCGCACAACCTGACCCTGGTGCTGCTCGGCACCGGTCTGCTGTGGTTCGGCTGGTTCGGCTTCAACGCCGGCTCCGAGCTGGCCCCCGACCAGACCGCGGGTCTGGCGTTCATGAACACCCAGGTCGCCACGGCCGTCGCCGCCGGTGCCTGGCTCGTGGTGGAGAAGCTGCGCGACGGTCACGCGACCACGCTCGGCGTCGCCTCCGGCGCGGTGGCCGGTCTGGTCGCCATCACGCCGGCCTGTGGTTTCGTGGACCCGTGGGCGGCCGTGGTCATCGGCCTGCTCGCCGGTGTGGGCTGCGCCTACGCCGTGGGCCTGAAGTACAAGCTGGGCTTCGACGACTCCCTCGACGTGGTCGGCGTGCACCTGGTCGGCGGTGTCATCGGCGCGGTCGCGCTGGGCTTCGTCGCGGCCTACCCGTTCCTGCCCGGCCAGAACAAGGGCATCCTGATCGAGGGCGGGCAGATCAGCCAGCTCGGCCTCCAGGTGCTCGGCCCGGTCGCCGTCGGCGGCTACTCCTTCGTGATGTCCTGGATCATCGGTAAGATCATCGACAAGACCATGGGCTTCCGCATCCCGCAGGAGGCCGAGGTCACCGGCGTCGACGTCTCGACGCACGCCGAGACCGGCTACGACCTCGGCACGGTCTACGCCTCCGGTCACACCGCCAACGGTCCCACCGCACCCGCTCCCAAGAAGGTGGACGCATGA